In a genomic window of Suricata suricatta isolate VVHF042 chromosome 12, meerkat_22Aug2017_6uvM2_HiC, whole genome shotgun sequence:
- the MISP gene encoding mitotic interactor and substrate of PLK1, whose protein sequence is MDRVTRYPIFSIPHSPRVAGLGLEEGTGYTFELVDVGPEASSWDQDQPQARPADREAWPNAAGRKASWSPCAFPEARGRPSPWRLCWEGDKDKEAQACHLDTGATQPTQPRSLEQERRAVIQGQALRKGGTVATLRGSLAPWDPRSPGQAPSGPLEEHTVDREQIDFLAARQQFVSLEQAGARAPPNLPAGVAPVWGPPGIRQAPKAPAGPPLANGYAAPLRPQVTVVVTGDKGAAGAQAVGDRSSQSPGGSPEPPGETPIEREIRLAQEREAALREQRGLRQAASQQELVEIPARPLLAKVSLASSPRRDRGRPSLYVRRDLAQETQREEDHRRREGLKAGQPSAPTGASVGPQPALKRALSSDCILGLAPEAGAARPAAEVRREDRPAHPAFHAYGKPGGPSAEEAKAVSSPKAAGPQWHLSESSGKPPGAKSQCSKPREGPPRAHGGVIRRECFRLQPLRFRVPEGPLQAEVRSPPGWEVGGILASRLQRSPSSELLEKEVESVLQREREVAAERRLALFPEVFSPPPEEEAEEAEDSRSSSAASGVTGSYSVSESHFFVSPIHLSGVAETEEAPAKAAPEQEKRKEQRYASISASDHINSEVLEATRVTRHTNAKARCWEARICASEGQG, encoded by the exons ATGGACCGAGTGACCAGATACCCCATCTTCAGCATCCCTCACTCGCCCCGTGTGGCCGGCCTGGGCCTTGAGGAGGGCACTGGCTACACGTTTGAGCTGGTGGACGTGGGGCCTGAAGCCAGCAGCTGGGACCAGGACCAGCCACAGGCCCGGCCTGCTGACCGAGAGGCCTGGCCGAATGCAGCCGGGCGGAAGGCGTCCTGGAGCCCATGTGCCTTCCCTGAGGCACGGGGCCGGCCATCCCCGTGGAGGCTCTGCTGGGAGGGTGACAAGGACAAGGAGGCGCAGGCCTGCCACCTGGACACAGGGGCCACCCAGCCCACGCAGCCGCGAAGCCTGGAGCAGGAGCGCCGCGCGGTCATCCAGGGCCAGGCGCTCAGGAAGGGCGGCACGGTGGCCACGCTCCGGGGCAGCCTTGCGCCCTGGGACCCCAGGAGCCCTGGCCAAGCTCCGTCTGGGCCCCTGGAGGAACACACGGTGGACAGAGAGCAGATTGACTTCCTGGCGGCCAGGCAGCAGTTCGTGAGTCTGGAGCAGGCCGGTGCAAGGGCACCTCCGAACCTTCCAGCCGGGGTGGCCCCTGTGTGGGGCCCGCCTGGCATCCGCCAGGCACCCAAGGCCCCCGCCGGGCCGCCCCTGGCCAACGGGTATGCTGCCCCACTGAGACCCCAGGTGACGGTGGTGGTCACGGGAGACAAGGGGGCGGCCGGTGCCCAGGCTGTGGGCGACCGTAGCTCCCAGTCCCCAGGGGGGTCCCCAGAGCCCCCAGGGGAGACACCCATCGAGCGGGAGATCCGGCTGGCCCAGGAGCGAGAGGCGGCCCTGCGGGAGCAGAGGGGGCTGCGGCAGGCAGCCAGCCAGCAGGAGCTGGTGGAGATACCCGCCAGGCCGCTGCTGGCCAAGGTGAGCCTGGCCTCGAGCCCGCGGCGGGACAGAGGGCGCCCGTCACTCTACGTGCGGCGGGACTTGGCGCAGGAGACCCAGCGAGAGGAAGACCACCGGCGGCGGGAGGGCCTGAAGGCGGGCCAGCCATCCGCCCCCACCGGGGCGTCCGTGGGTCCCCAGCCTGCGCTCAAGAGAGCCCTCAGCTCAGACTGCATCCTCGGCCTGGCCCCGGAGGCCGGTGCGGCCCGCCCTGCggcagaggtgaggagggaggacCGGCCGGCACACCCAGCCTTCCACGCATATGGCAAGCCTGGGGGTCCCTCTGCAGAGGAGGCCAAGGCTGTGAGCTCTCCAAAGGCCGCAGGGCCTCAGTGGCATCTCTCGGAATCCTCTGGAAAACCACCAGGCGCAAAGTCGCAGTGCTCCAAGCCCCGCGAGGGACCCCCGCGAGCCCACGGAGGTGTCATTCGACGGGAGTGTTTCCGCCTGCAGCCCCTGCGGTTCAGGGTCCCAGAGGGGCCCCTGCAGGCCGAGGTCCGCAGCCCGCCAGGCTGGGAGGTCGGGGGGATCCTGGCGTCTAGGCTGCAAAGATCCCCTTCGTCCGAGCTGctggagaaggaggtggagagCGTCCTGCAGCGCGAGCGGGAGGTGGCCGCGGAGCGGAGGCTGGCGCTCTTCCCCGAGGTCTTCTCCCCTCCGCCCGAGGAGGAGGCCGAGGAGGCCGAGGACTCCCGGAGCTCCTCCGCGGCTTCCG GCGTCACCGGCAGCTACTCCGTGTCCGAGTCACACTTCTTCGTCAGCCCCATCCACCTGTCAGGTGTGGCGGAGACGGAGGAGGCCCCGGCCAAGGCTGCTCCTgagcaggagaaaaggaaggagcagCGG TATGCCAGCATCAGTGCCTCGGACCACATCAACTCAGAG GTCCTGGAGGCCACGCGGGTGACCCGCCACACCAATGCCAAGGCGAGGTGCTGGGAAGCCCGTATCTGTGCCAGTGAGGGCCAGGGCTGA